Proteins from a single region of Brachionichthys hirsutus isolate HB-005 unplaced genomic scaffold, CSIRO-AGI_Bhir_v1 contig_790, whole genome shotgun sequence:
- the LOC137912768 gene encoding glucagon-2-like has product MQGAHSLAGLLLLIIIQSSLQMADQDPEQNSVFLNENSWLTEPIESLNLKRHSEGTFSNDYSKYLETRRAQDFVQWLKNSKRNGSLFRRHADGTYTSDVSSYLQDLAVKEFVSWLKTARGRRE; this is encoded by the exons ATGCAAGGCGCTCACTCATTGGCTGGACTCctgctcctcatcatcatccaaagCAGCCTGCAGATGGCTGATCAGGACCCAGAACAAAACTCTGT GTTTCTTAATGAAAACTCGTGGCTGACTGAACCCATCGAAAGCCTAAACTTGAAGAGACATTCAGAGGGAACATTTTCCAATGACTACAGTAAATACCTGGAGACAAGAAGAGCACAAGACTTTGTCCAATGGCTGAAGAACTCAAAGAGAAACGG GAGTTTATTTAGACGCCATGCAGACGGCACCTACACCAGTGATGTGAGCTCCTACCTGCAGGACCTGGCAGTAAAAGAGTTTGTGTCCTGGCTGAAGACTGCCAGAGGCAGAAGAGAGTAG
- the LOC137912745 gene encoding dipeptidyl peptidase 4-like, which produces MHVVRSLKVVGAAGFREESVWWQTPQECSGKCEKPVPPKEGRSVDRCSKVLWWVFGAAVVITVITVPSVYFSKSDGSKRKFTFEDYFNDTITWKSYNLYWISDKEYLHKTRDGNVFLHNVQTKEESLYLSNSTFAQVNSTHYLLSGDYKYIAFESNFTKKWRHSFTASYSIYDRESSTFVMPVSLPSFVQYFAWAPTGNKYAYVSDFNVFFKSNVTSEVVQVTHNGKENEILNGVPDWVYEEEVFASNGAIWWSSTGKFLAYAEFNDTDVHKVEFSLYGNEQYPQTVAVPYPKAGSTLTKAKLFVVDTTDPSSRTLVVPPASVSSGDHILCSVTWVTDERVAVQWLTRKQNYLVVQIYDLDGTSWKDKQTFEQRSKTGWIGHYVPLPLFFAEDKFSFYKVMSDTQGYKHIHYVKDGKATPVTSGKWEVIYISKLTKDAIYYVSNEYQGVPIKRNLYKLLIGGISSTPQCLTCNLNKDRCQYNSAYFSFDASYYRMDCYGPGFPLYTLMDNQDSGAELSVLEDNNNLENVLSEYQMPSMQYGTLEVAGFDLWYQMMLPPNFKKSKKYPLLIDVYGGPCSQRVSYRFKLNWGTYLSSSHGIIIASFDGRGSGYQGDEILHSIYKRLGTFEVEDQMTAVRKFIDMGFIDKDRIAIWGWSYGGYVTSMALGAGSGLFKCGIAVAPVAKWEYYDAVYTERYMGTPSDNSDSYKNSSVTARAMNFKLVDYLLVHGTADDNVHFQQAAQISKALVEKQVDFEAMWYTDKDHSLSGSASRHTYTLMSHFLQKCLVDPK; this is translated from the exons ATGCATGTTGTTCGTTCTTTGAAAGTTGTGGGAGCTGCTGGCTTCAGGGAAGAATCTGTCTGGTGGCAGACTCCTCAGGAATGCAGCGGGAAGTGTGAGAAGCCTGTTCCTCCGAAAGAAGGAAGGAGCGTTGAT CGCTGCAGCAAGGTGCTGTGGTGGGTGTTTGGGGCGGCTGTCGTCATCACGGTAATAACAGTCCCATCAGTTTATTTCAGCA AATCCGATGGCTCTAAAAGGAAATTCACCTTTGAGGATTACTTCAATGACACCATTACATGGAAATCCTACAATTTGTATTGGATATCAG aCAAGGAGTATCTGCATAAAACAAGAGATGGGAATGTGTTCCTGCACAACGTTCAAACGAAAGAGGAATCACTATACTTGAGCAATTCAACCTTT GCTCAAGTGAATTCGACACATTACCTGTTGTCAGGTGATTATAAATATATTGCTTTTGAAAGTAATTTCACAAAG AAATGGAGACATTCCTTCACGGCTTCTTACTCCATTTATGACAGAGAGAGTTC AACATTTGTTATGCCTGTGAGTCTTCCCTCTTTTGTGCAGTACTTTGCCTGGGCCCCGACAGGAAACAAATAT GCTTATGTGTCAGActtcaatgtttttttcaaaTCCAATGTCACTTCTGAAGTTGTACAAGTGACCCACAATGGGAAAGAGAATGAGATCCTTAATGGTGTTCCTGACTGGGTCTACGAGG AGGAAGTCTTTGCATCAAATGGAGCGATATGGTGGTCATCAACTGGAAAATTCTTGGCTTATGCAGAGTTTAATGATACAGATGTTCACAAAGTGGAATTCTCTTTGTATGGAAATGAGCAATATCCTCAGACAGTGGCGGTTCCATACCCAAAG GCTGGTTCAACCCTCACCAAGGCGAAACTCTTTGTGGTCGATACCACGGATCCATCAAGTCGCACACTGGTGGTTCCCCCTGCATCGGTTTCTTCTGG TGATCACATTTTGTGCTCAGTGACCTGGGTTACAGACGAGCGTGTCGCTGTGCAGTGGCTCACACGGAAACAGAATTACCTGGTCGTACAGATCTATGACCTCGATGGAACCAGCTGGAAAGACAAACAG ACATTTGAGCAAAGGAGCAAGACAGGCTGGATCGGACAT TATGTGCCTTTACCTCTTTTCTTTGCTGAGGATAAGTTCAGTTTCTACAAAGTGATGAGTGACACTCAGGGATACAAGCATATTCATTATGTGAAAGAT GGCAAAGCAACACCTGTGACTTCTGGGAAGTGGGAGGTGATCTACATATCCAAATTAACAAAAGATGCCAT ATATTATGTGAGTAACGAGTACCAGGGAGTACCCATAAAGAGAAACCTGTACAA GCTTCTGATTGGAGGCATCTCTTCTACCCCTCAATGTCTCACCTGCAATCTGAATAAGGACAGATGTCAGTACAACTCTGCTTACTTCAGCTTTGATGCCTCTTACTACCGAATGGATTGCTATG gacCTGGTTTTCCCCTCTACACACTCATGGACAACCAGGACTCAGGTGCAG AGCTTTCCGTCCTTGAAGACAACAATAATCTGGAAAATGTGCTGTCAGAATACCAAATGCCATCAATGCAATATGGCACACTAGAGGTTGCAGGATTTG ATCTTTGGTATCAAATGAtgttaccaccaaatttcaagAAGTCTAAAAAATATCCTCTTCTCATTGATGT CTATGGTGGCCCCTGCAGTCAGCGGGTATCCTACCGTTTCAAGCTGAACTGGGGCACCTACCTTTCCAGTTCACATGGGATTATCATAGCCAGCTTTGACGGAAGGGGAAGCGGTTACCAAGGTGATGAAATATTGCACTCAATCTACAAACGCCTTGGTACATTTGAAGTTGAAGATCAGATGACAGCCGTAAG GAAATTCATTGATATGGGTTTTATCGACAAAGACAGAATAGCAATATGGGGTTGG TCGTACGGTGGTTACGTCACCTCAATGGCCTTGGGTGCTGGATCAGGACTCTTTAAGTGTGGAATAGCAGTTGCCCCAGTTGCCAAGTGGGAATATTACG ATGCTGTGTACACTGAACGCTACATGGGCACGCCCTCCGATAATTCAGATTCTTATAAG AATTCTTCGGTGACGGCCAGAGCAATGAACTTCAAACTAGTAGATTATCTATTGGTTCATGGAACAGCAGATG ATAATGTCCACTTCCAACAGGCAGCACAGATCTCCAAAGCTCTAGTGGAGAAGCAAGTTGACTTTGAGGCAATG TGGTACACTGACAAGGACCACTCCCTGAGCGGGTCAGCCTCCCGTCATACGTACACCCTCATGAGTCACTTTCTGCAGAAATGCCTTGTGGATCCCAAATAG